A part of Magnetospirillum sp. genomic DNA contains:
- a CDS encoding SDR family oxidoreductase encodes MDLGIKGRKAIVCAASKGLGKGCARALAAEGVSLVVNARGAEALEATAAEIRADFGVHVVAVAADVTTHEGRAALLAACPDPDILVNNAGGPPPGDFRAWDEKAWHAAVEANMVTPIMLIRATIDSMIARKFGRIVNITSAAVKNPIANLGLSNGARAGLTGFVAGLSRQVAKHNVTINGLLPGPFETDRLRSVFAAGSKTSGRPVDALREERRLANPAERFGTIEEFGAACAFLCSAHAGFVVGQNIVLDGGAFPGTL; translated from the coding sequence ATGGATCTGGGCATCAAAGGGCGCAAGGCGATCGTGTGTGCGGCATCGAAGGGCCTCGGCAAGGGTTGTGCACGTGCGCTTGCGGCCGAAGGCGTGTCGCTGGTCGTCAATGCGCGCGGTGCCGAAGCGCTCGAGGCGACGGCTGCCGAGATCCGCGCCGATTTCGGCGTCCACGTAGTCGCCGTTGCGGCCGACGTGACCACGCACGAGGGCCGCGCCGCCTTGTTGGCGGCCTGCCCGGATCCGGACATTCTCGTGAACAATGCCGGCGGCCCGCCGCCCGGCGACTTTCGTGCCTGGGACGAAAAGGCGTGGCATGCGGCCGTCGAGGCCAACATGGTGACGCCGATCATGCTGATCCGTGCGACGATCGACAGCATGATCGCGCGAAAATTCGGGCGCATCGTCAACATCACATCGGCGGCCGTCAAAAATCCGATCGCCAATCTGGGCCTGTCGAACGGTGCACGCGCTGGCCTCACCGGCTTCGTTGCCGGCCTGTCGCGCCAAGTCGCCAAGCACAACGTGACGATAAACGGCCTCTTGCCGGGCCCGTTTGAAACCGACCGTCTGCGCTCGGTCTTCGCGGCCGGCTCCAAGACGAGCGGTCGGCCGGTCGATGCGCTGCGTGAAGAGCGACGCCTTGCAAATCCGGCCGAGCGCTTCGGCACGATCGAAGAGTTCGGGGCGGCTTGTGCGTTTTTGTGCAGTGCGCATGCAGGCTTTGTCGTCGGCCAAAACATCGTGCTCGACGGCGGTGCCTTTCCGGGCACGCTTTAG